The sequence below is a genomic window from Callithrix jacchus isolate 240 chromosome 16, calJac240_pri, whole genome shotgun sequence.
CAGACAGCTTAGGTGATCATCCTTTAAGAAAGCTGGGGGTTAGATGAGGGTCAATGGAGTACTTGAGGGGTATTCTGtacattgtttttctcttctatcGTTCCTGAACTTTAAGTAAAGATTGATGAACTGTGTTATTAAAGGTGAGGCATGTCTGATGGTGGTGATTATGTGGTAGAGAGAGAGCAGTGTCTCCTTGAAACCTGAGTGTGAAAGCAGTGGTCTTTACCAGGAGAAGGTGGTGGTGACCCCCTCATCCCATCCAAGAGCAGTCTCATAAGCATTGCCAGACTGGGAAAATCTTGGTAGCTTATTAGTCCACATTCTGGCAAACAAGCTGGTAGGGGCTTAAGTCATTGAAATTTAGgtatttaaaggaaaacattgCCTTTTTTTCAAGTTATAGATCAAAGACCAAGACATTTGGATAAAACTGATATCATAACATGCCTTAGTCTTTGCCTTCtgttttaatgaagaaaagaacaTGATGTCAGCAGGTAATCAGAAGGCAAAACCCAGGTATCTGATTCTCAATTATTAGCTTTATAACTTTGGGCACTTAAAATCTCTGACCCTTAGTTTTGCCTGAAAATGAGAGCATTCTTACTGGCGAAAAGATTTTCAAATAGTACTCACAGATTCCATAAAAACTTGATTTTCCattctaatttaaatattaaaacatacatgttgaattattttaatttataatagttTGAAACACTCAAATGTGTTACATGTTTGAAAGAAGCACTTGAAAGACCAATTATATACTAAATTCTGCTGCTAGCTTAATTAATTTTGCATACAGCTTCCCCCCCACCCCTGTTTAATTCAGTCGTTCTCCATTGTGGTCAAGGGAGGACAACACAGAATACCCTAGGATTGCTTTGTTAAAAATCAAACAGACAAAAACTAGAAATGCAGGTTCCATCCTAAGATATTCTGATTAAAGGCTTTAGAATTTTATAGATGATTGAAATACAACAATCTGAAGAACCAATATAAACCATTGTTCTTTTTACTATCATCATTGAACTAGATTACTCAACTGATGGTAATATTTTCACCTCAATGTTTATTGGACATGGGACATATTTATCAGTGTGGGCTCAAGACATTTGACATCTTGTTTGATTTCATCTTCATATCTTGTTGTACCACGTCTCGTTGTACCACATCTCGTTGGTTACTCATTAATTCATTATATAATCTTGTATTCACACTTGTGCTTCTCCATTCACCTGGTACAGGCTCTCATTTCCCCCCATTTGAAAACATCACTATGACCTTCTAACTAAGCTGCTTCTGTGTAGCATCTAGACCTCATACTTACTCTACTACCATTCCTAAACATAGTTTTCATTTGATGACTCTATTTAAGAGGCAAAGTATAAGGCAAGCTCATAAACCTTCATCTGCCTCTCAAGAACTTGTGATACCAGATCCCTATTtatacttctattttctttttaaatttttttttagagattggtTATTGTACACAGCCCAGGCATGAATACAGAGACCATTCATGGGCATGATcatccaactcctgggctcgagcaatcctcccacttcagcttttctttctaatctaaactttcttcttttgaaaacttttttactCACTTTTCACCCCACATGCCAGTTGCATTCCACTTTTGTGCTGTAACATACCGGGATTGCCACATgtagaaataccattttctcCCTCTACACTCTCCAGATCTAGTTCTGATCCAAATGTCACTATTTTGACCTACACTATGTTCTTTCTGTGAACACCTATCAGAATGTACTTTAAACTCTAAACAATACTTGAAATAAGCACCCTTTGGATACAGTGTACAAACATCTCACGGTGGCCTGAAGGTAGCCTTCCTCACCATGGTACCCACCTCTCCAGAGCCTACCCTATTTGTGAAGCCTGTCCCAACTTTCATCccatatttgtttccttttatctttttgttcttttactaTACTTAGTCTCACTTATCCTTCATACTTTCTTCTAATTTACCATTCAATATTTCACAACACTGTTTGCATATTAGAACAACTTGGGTAGGTTTTATAAGATATAGATTCTAGAGCTCACAGGCTTGAGTGTTTCTTTAATTGATCTAGGGTAAGGCccaatgtacaaaaatatatacataattggcatttttaaatgttccttaGGCGATTCTAATAAGAGAATTGTTGAGAAGCACTAAATTGAATGAAATTATAAGCTCTTTGAGAAAATGGTCATGTGTTATATTTCTTTGCCTTCATTCTCTAAATAGTGGATGCAAGccacttaataaatatatgttgattgggctaatttttctatttcttttttaagaggaaaaaggatgaaaaagagaTTGGGGAAGAAAGTTCTCAAGAATAACCAGCCCTACTAGTTCCAAACTGTGTACCACATAGGTCTTTCTGAATGGTCTCCATCGATCCCCAAGGATCTGATACTTTGAGAGATTCCTGTTACACACTATTAAGCACATTAGTTCTGTTCACCTCACTGTTTAATCACTGACTGAAATGGAAAACATCAATTCAGGCCATGATTTCAAATCTGAAAATAATCATTCTCAACAAGCAACTAGAAAAACGTTTTTGACAACGTATTATATCTTATGTTTTGTCACAGTATTACTTACAATACTGCTTCCAGTATTTGTATGCCTTGTTATGCTTGAGGCCAACATTTATGTTCGTTATGTTACCAGATCCAACGTGGATGAATAATAGAGCATCTATCTATAAAGAGTGTGTTTTAGCCTCAAGTGGATAGTTGCCTTTCCAAGTCAGGAGATTTCTAATTTTGCAGGAAACCGTCATGACTGCTGAGTCATTCTCAATGCCTCTGGCTGGCCCATTAGGCCCACATTCTCTGCTCTTCACGCCCCCTCAGTATGCAAACCCCTAGATTATACAAATGAGATATATAAAATCAAGGGTCTTTTACAAATTCTGAGCATGAGATTTGCACATCTTTACCCATCAGAGTCACTTTACCATACCATGTTACCATTCCTCAAAATGCAATAATCTCTCTCTGCTAAACTCCATCTTGGGCACATTTTACCAACATTTGTGTTGGTTCTTGTACATATGACTTGTAAGTTTTGTAGACATACATGAAATTGCCCTTTACGCTGCAGTGATGGTGGGGAAAGGCAGACAGAGAGATTCTGCCACTGATACATAGTTGTAATGAAGAGCTTTTCTAGTTTCATGGCCTGGAGTCTCTAGTTCATTTTAATAGAGCACGTTACATTAATTAGGTATATGTAAAGGACAGTctttctctttactgatttgTCATTGTGTTAATACAGCTATTCAGTGCCACTTTGAAACGATTCTCATCACAAAGAATAGATTGAGGGTTTCTCTTCTATTTTGAAGGGAAAAGAAGTATACCAAACTTCTCCAACAATCTGGAATTTTATTCCATCCATATACATGCATAGTAACAACATTTGTTGAGAAATTATTTCTATCAGAAGTAGAACATTATCTTTGTGATCACCAGGTGCAGTATTGCTACTCTTATATTTAAATAGATCTTATATATGAATTAAATTCATACTTGCAGCATTGAGTTAAGGGTTTCGATTTAGACTGTGCCTTTCAAAAGATAAAACTGATTAATACTACCTCATTACTTACAATACTGCTTCCAGtaattttgttcattctttataAAGTATTGCATTTAACAGCAAAGGTTTAAAAATTGAGACAGAGCTGCATCAGCGAAAGAAAATACAAGTactatacaagaaaaaaattgccaTCTTCATTTAACATACAGGTTTAGGATTAAGAAAATGGACAGAAACATACAGCTACATACAAATGCAAAGCCTAGTGACTAAGAGACTGTATCTGCTAAAATATAAAGTGCAAACGGAGCCTGATTATCCAAGAATTGAAATCTTAAGGCGAACTTATATCATGTGTATTTAGAACATCTTTGCAAGTTATATTTTAGCGTATACATATATCTGCAACAGCATATAAGAAAAAATCAAGATACACAAGTGCTTTtgaagctatttctaaaatgcttttctgtattgtttgtgactattttctttaaaagctacTATACAGTGCAAACCATATGTGCTACACAATAACTATACAATAACATTACAAATGACTttaatataaagtttttaaataaaaaataacataaccACAGCTATGAATACTGctggtaaaataaattaatttttttttgaaaatggcaCCAATAATACACTTTACTAATGGACTGTAATGAAATTACACCTTAAGTCTTCAACTCAGCCATAATGAATTATCTCCTGATTGCCCAGATGTAATTcaaatagctttttctttttttctggactgTTTAGAACAACATACTAAACACTGATACCAAAGGTGACTGATGTTTATTTAGTGAGTTCATTTGACATGTTCCGCTGCATGTGATGAGCAATAAAACTTCTTGTGAGTTATAAAGTTTGAAAGGTTGTTGAATTGGATGTCACACAGCCGGCAATATTTTCCACTGGTTGGAGCCTGGGTGGAACCATTCACACCTTTTGCTATACTAGACAACTGTTCCTCTGCTGAGGGAATTCCTGGTGAGACATTCTCATTGGCAGCTAATGGGTTCTCAGAGATCCATGAAGGAGATTTCTGGCCATCTTCATGCTGAGGATTCTGAGAAATGTTCTCTTGCTGTGGGTTGGCAGTGGGTCTCTCATCTTGTTTCAGTCCACCGTTCACTATTACCATTCCTCTATTTTTGGGCAACAATGGCAGAGAATCTTTCTTCAGCGCAGCACACCCATTTGAGGAAGCCTGGCCTTTAGGAGATTCATTTTCCGCGTTTGTGCTTTGCTCAATGTCAGTGTTATGGATGACAAGAGAGCCAGAAATGTAATCACTTGGCTTTATTCCATAATATGGAGAAAGCTGGTCGACtccttttgctttctttattGCTCCAGGGTAAAGGCATTGTGGAAGAAACaaatgtctgttttcttcttttgtagcaATGAGCTGAGCAGCTTCGCTAAAGACCTTCAGGCCTTGGAGTGTTGCTAAGTGGGATGAAAATAAGTTTCCATTGGGGGAAGGCTGCTTCAGATTCccatttttctcacattttattatGCTTCTTTCATAGCTGACATCAGGGCTGTTTCGTTCACTTTCTGGATTCGGAAACACTTTGCCGTCCAGTTGACCCAGGTCATTACGCTGATGTGCAGTAACTGGGCAGAAATTCTGCTTGTGGGCCAGATAGTTTTCTACCTTATTGAAACTGATCTTGCACACAGTGCACTCGTGATAGTCCAGCAGCCTTTTGGGAGACGTGGTCGTCCGCTCAGACTGAGATAAACACTTTTTGCTAAGATCTATGGGTACGTCCATCTCTAGGCAGGAAGCATTGGAATGAGTAGTGTCACATTTGGAAACTGGAACACACTTGTTGATCGTCAGAGAAGTTTCCAAGTGCTTAGAGACAATTCCTGGAAAGATATCACATCTTGGGTGGTAGCACTCTCCTAACCCTTCTGTGGGTTCTTGAGTGGAGGTACAAGGATTATTGAGGTTGGCTACGTCAAGAAATCTCTGCTGAACCAGTGAAGGCCTTTGTTCCTGCTCAGGTAGGCACATCTCATACATCTTTCTGCGCTTGCGTGTGCGCATGGTTCTCTGCATGGCAGGCACTTTGCTGGAAGCAGACCTCTTTAGTGGAGGGTCGTGGCGTGTAGCACAGTAATACTGTTTGTGGACCATGTATGTCTCGTGCCGGCTGAAGGTAATGTTGCACGCTTCACAGGTAGTCTTATTTGGGTCACTTTCGCCATCCACTAAGGGGACACTGGGATTTTTCACATCAACAGGTTTTCCATTAATTTTGTCATCACTGCTACTGGAAGCAGAGATCTTCTTAGTTTGAGTAGAAAAGTCCTTGTCATGGCCCTTCCCATTTGGCCCAATTAAATCTAAGACAGTGGAAGAATTGATGCAAGATGTTTGAAGAAGTGGATTCTCGGGATCAGCAGAATGAGCAGCTGGGTTGAGAAGGTTTATGGAGGTTTGGCCAGTGTTGGGACTCAAAGCTTCAGGCATCTTTTCTGACACACTAGGGAACTCTGGGGACTTGGCCATCTGCTGCCATCGGCTGCTGCAGTAATGTTTTTTGTGCACTAGATAATTATCCAAATTATTGAATGTTATGTTACACTCAAAACAAGTAGCCCCCTTGGGCATCAAGGGGCTGTAAATGACAGGGGGGTAGCTACTGCTGCCATGCCTCAGTCGCCGATGCACCAGTTCAGACATCTTCGCTAAGATCTCTGAAGCTTGAGGGACCATGGTGATATCTTGGGGGAAAGAAAACTGAGATAGGAAAGGGCCCACAGGGAAAGAAGGACCAATATTAGGCTGAACAGGCGATGAGGCAAGTCTTGGGCTAGAGggctcagattttatttttgtgtaagaaaagctttgtttatttgttgtagGCTGTATCTCTGGTCTCTGGTTCGTGAGAAAGAGCTGAGTTTTTTTCTCACACTTGTCCAGCTCTGTGTCAGAGCTTGCATCTTTAGTTTGCATGGCCTTTTGGCTCTGGGGAAGTTCGCTTCTGGCCAACAAGTCTGTGGCTGGCTGTAAGCTGTCTTCGGTTCCACTTGGGGAGTGTTCCATGTCACTTTCTCTGGGAAGTTTGCCACTAGGGACATGGAGCTCCTGGTGCTGCAATAACTCCCTCTGAGTCTGGAAGCCGAAATGGCAGTGATTACATCGGAAGGCAGCTTGAGTGAGATGGGAGAACAGGTGTTGGTGAAAGTTGATCACAGAATCAGCAGTGTAGCTACAGACGGTGCATTTTAGACTAGCCCCAGGGGGCAGGAATTCTTCCATTTTCACTCCTAGATAGACAAACAAAATAAGAACAATGAAACATGGGTGTTGGTTTTTGAATGATAGGGACCTTAACTAATGATCTAATGTTTGCAACACAATAGGAGTGAAATCTTTCAGAATCTCATTTGTGATATTAACTGTTTTCTTGTGACATCTCTCACTGTGTGTGATAACAGTAATAGCACTTTATCGTTTTCAAAGTACTTTCATGAATATCATGGCATCAGCGTGGAATAAGTGTCactctctccattttacagatgagaaaacacacTGAAGGAGGCTAAGGAAATTGATTACGGTAATGAAGCTATTAAGTGATGAAGCTGTGCC
It includes:
- the ZFPM2 gene encoding zinc finger protein ZFPM2 isoform X1, producing the protein MSRRKQSKPRQIKRPLEDAIEDEEEECPSEETDIISKGDFPLEESFSTEFGPENLSCEEVEYFRNKGDDEGIQETAESDGDTQSEKPGQPGVDTDDWDGPGELEVFQKDGERKIQSRQQLPVGTTWGPFAGKMDLNNNSLKTKAQVPMVLTAGPKWLLDVTWQGVEDNKNNCIVYSKGGQLWCTTTKAISEGEELIAFVVDFDSRLQAASQMTLTEGMYPARLLDSIQLLPQQAAMASILPTAIVNKDIFPCKSCGIWYRSERNLQAHLMYYCSGRQREAAPVSEENEDSAHQISSLCPFPQCTKSFSNARALEMHLNSHSGVKMEEFLPPGASLKCTVCSYTADSVINFHQHLFSHLTQAAFRCNHCHFGFQTQRELLQHQELHVPSGKLPRESDMEHSPSGTEDSLQPATDLLARSELPQSQKAMQTKDASSDTELDKCEKKTQLFLTNQRPEIQPTTNKQSFSYTKIKSEPSSPRLASSPVQPNIGPSFPVGPFLSQFSFPQDITMVPQASEILAKMSELVHRRLRHGSSSYPPVIYSPLMPKGATCFECNITFNNLDNYLVHKKHYCSSRWQQMAKSPEFPSVSEKMPEALSPNTGQTSINLLNPAAHSADPENPLLQTSCINSSTVLDLIGPNGKGHDKDFSTQTKKISASSSSDDKINGKPVDVKNPSVPLVDGESDPNKTTCEACNITFSRHETYMVHKQYYCATRHDPPLKRSASSKVPAMQRTMRTRKRRKMYEMCLPEQEQRPSLVQQRFLDVANLNNPCTSTQEPTEGLGECYHPRCDIFPGIVSKHLETSLTINKCVPVSKCDTTHSNASCLEMDVPIDLSKKCLSQSERTTTSPKRLLDYHECTVCKISFNKVENYLAHKQNFCPVTAHQRNDLGQLDGKVFPNPESERNSPDVSYERSIIKCEKNGNLKQPSPNGNLFSSHLATLQGLKVFSEAAQLIATKEENRHLFLPQCLYPGAIKKAKGVDQLSPYYGIKPSDYISGSLVIHNTDIEQSTNAENESPKGQASSNGCAALKKDSLPLLPKNRGMVIVNGGLKQDERPTANPQQENISQNPQHEDGQKSPSWISENPLAANENVSPGIPSAEEQLSSIAKGVNGSTQAPTSGKYCRLCDIQFNNLSNFITHKKFYCSSHAAEHVK
- the ZFPM2 gene encoding zinc finger protein ZFPM2 isoform X3 gives rise to the protein MMKESRRQQNQMGIHSRRNQGNLELTQTTGMDQKTKAQVPMVLTAGPKWLLDVTWQGVEDNKNNCIVYSKGGQLWCTTTKAISEGEELIAFVVDFDSRLQAASQMTLTEGMYPARLLDSIQLLPQQAAMASILPTAIVNKDIFPCKSCGIWYRSERNLQAHLMYYCSGRQREAAPVSEENEDSAHQISSLCPFPQCTKSFSNARALEMHLNSHSGVKMEEFLPPGASLKCTVCSYTADSVINFHQHLFSHLTQAAFRCNHCHFGFQTQRELLQHQELHVPSGKLPRESDMEHSPSGTEDSLQPATDLLARSELPQSQKAMQTKDASSDTELDKCEKKTQLFLTNQRPEIQPTTNKQSFSYTKIKSEPSSPRLASSPVQPNIGPSFPVGPFLSQFSFPQDITMVPQASEILAKMSELVHRRLRHGSSSYPPVIYSPLMPKGATCFECNITFNNLDNYLVHKKHYCSSRWQQMAKSPEFPSVSEKMPEALSPNTGQTSINLLNPAAHSADPENPLLQTSCINSSTVLDLIGPNGKGHDKDFSTQTKKISASSSSDDKINGKPVDVKNPSVPLVDGESDPNKTTCEACNITFSRHETYMVHKQYYCATRHDPPLKRSASSKVPAMQRTMRTRKRRKMYEMCLPEQEQRPSLVQQRFLDVANLNNPCTSTQEPTEGLGECYHPRCDIFPGIVSKHLETSLTINKCVPVSKCDTTHSNASCLEMDVPIDLSKKCLSQSERTTTSPKRLLDYHECTVCKISFNKVENYLAHKQNFCPVTAHQRNDLGQLDGKVFPNPESERNSPDVSYERSIIKCEKNGNLKQPSPNGNLFSSHLATLQGLKVFSEAAQLIATKEENRHLFLPQCLYPGAIKKAKGVDQLSPYYGIKPSDYISGSLVIHNTDIEQSTNAENESPKGQASSNGCAALKKDSLPLLPKNRGMVIVNGGLKQDERPTANPQQENISQNPQHEDGQKSPSWISENPLAANENVSPGIPSAEEQLSSIAKGVNGSTQAPTSGKYCRLCDIQFNNLSNFITHKKFYCSSHAAEHVK
- the ZFPM2 gene encoding zinc finger protein ZFPM2 isoform X4; translation: MKYKTHFFKVMMKESRRQQNQMGIHSRRNQGNLELTQTTGMDQKTKAQVPMVLTAGPKWLLDVTWQGVEDNKNNCIVYSKGGQLWCTTTKAISEGEELIAFVVDFDSRLQAASQMTLTEGMYPARLLDSIQLLPQQAAMASILPTAIVNKDIFPCKSCGIWYRSERNLQAHLMYYCSGRQREAAPVSEENEDSAHQISSLCPFPQCTKSFSNARALEMHLNSHSGVKMEEFLPPGASLKCTVCSYTADSVINFHQHLFSHLTQAAFRCNHCHFGFQTQRELLQHQELHVPSGKLPRESDMEHSPSGTEDSLQPATDLLARSELPQSQKAMQTKDASSDTELDKCEKKTQLFLTNQRPEIQPTTNKQSFSYTKIKSEPSSPRLASSPVQPNIGPSFPVGPFLSQFSFPQDITMVPQASEILAKMSELVHRRLRHGSSSYPPVIYSPLMPKGATCFECNITFNNLDNYLVHKKHYCSSRWQQMAKSPEFPSVSEKMPEALSPNTGQTSINLLNPAAHSADPENPLLQTSCINSSTVLDLIGPNGKGHDKDFSTQTKKISASSSSDDKINGKPVDVKNPSVPLVDGESDPNKTTCEACNITFSRHETYMVHKQYYCATRHDPPLKRSASSKVPAMQRTMRTRKRRKMYEMCLPEQEQRPSLVQQRFLDVANLNNPCTSTQEPTEGLGECYHPRCDIFPGIVSKHLETSLTINKCVPVSKCDTTHSNASCLEMDVPIDLSKKCLSQSERTTTSPKRLLDYHECTVCKISFNKVENYLAHKQNFCPVTAHQRNDLGQLDGKVFPNPESERNSPDVSYERSIIKCEKNGNLKQPSPNGNLFSSHLATLQGLKVFSEAAQLIATKEENRHLFLPQCLYPGAIKKAKGVDQLSPYYGIKPSDYISGSLVIHNTDIEQSTNAENESPKGQASSNGCAALKKDSLPLLPKNRGMVIVNGGLKQDERPTANPQQENISQNPQHEDGQKSPSWISENPLAANENVSPGIPSAEEQLSSIAKGVNGSTQAPTSGKYCRLCDIQFNNLSNFITHKKFYCSSHAAEHVK
- the ZFPM2 gene encoding zinc finger protein ZFPM2 isoform X5; protein product: MRPAPYNGACSRRIQQWEGLPLGRSLEKAVLHMHVHQKTKAQVPMVLTAGPKWLLDVTWQGVEDNKNNCIVYSKGGQLWCTTTKAISEGEELIAFVVDFDSRLQAASQMTLTEGMYPARLLDSIQLLPQQAAMASILPTAIVNKDIFPCKSCGIWYRSERNLQAHLMYYCSGRQREAAPVSEENEDSAHQISSLCPFPQCTKSFSNARALEMHLNSHSGVKMEEFLPPGASLKCTVCSYTADSVINFHQHLFSHLTQAAFRCNHCHFGFQTQRELLQHQELHVPSGKLPRESDMEHSPSGTEDSLQPATDLLARSELPQSQKAMQTKDASSDTELDKCEKKTQLFLTNQRPEIQPTTNKQSFSYTKIKSEPSSPRLASSPVQPNIGPSFPVGPFLSQFSFPQDITMVPQASEILAKMSELVHRRLRHGSSSYPPVIYSPLMPKGATCFECNITFNNLDNYLVHKKHYCSSRWQQMAKSPEFPSVSEKMPEALSPNTGQTSINLLNPAAHSADPENPLLQTSCINSSTVLDLIGPNGKGHDKDFSTQTKKISASSSSDDKINGKPVDVKNPSVPLVDGESDPNKTTCEACNITFSRHETYMVHKQYYCATRHDPPLKRSASSKVPAMQRTMRTRKRRKMYEMCLPEQEQRPSLVQQRFLDVANLNNPCTSTQEPTEGLGECYHPRCDIFPGIVSKHLETSLTINKCVPVSKCDTTHSNASCLEMDVPIDLSKKCLSQSERTTTSPKRLLDYHECTVCKISFNKVENYLAHKQNFCPVTAHQRNDLGQLDGKVFPNPESERNSPDVSYERSIIKCEKNGNLKQPSPNGNLFSSHLATLQGLKVFSEAAQLIATKEENRHLFLPQCLYPGAIKKAKGVDQLSPYYGIKPSDYISGSLVIHNTDIEQSTNAENESPKGQASSNGCAALKKDSLPLLPKNRGMVIVNGGLKQDERPTANPQQENISQNPQHEDGQKSPSWISENPLAANENVSPGIPSAEEQLSSIAKGVNGSTQAPTSGKYCRLCDIQFNNLSNFITHKKFYCSSHAAEHVK
- the ZFPM2 gene encoding zinc finger protein ZFPM2 isoform X6 — protein: MDLNNNSLKTKAQVPMVLTAGPKWLLDVTWQGVEDNKNNCIVYSKGGQLWCTTTKAISEGEELIAFVVDFDSRLQAASQMTLTEGMYPARLLDSIQLLPQQAAMASILPTAIVNKDIFPCKSCGIWYRSERNLQAHLMYYCSGRQREAAPVSEENEDSAHQISSLCPFPQCTKSFSNARALEMHLNSHSGVKMEEFLPPGASLKCTVCSYTADSVINFHQHLFSHLTQAAFRCNHCHFGFQTQRELLQHQELHVPSGKLPRESDMEHSPSGTEDSLQPATDLLARSELPQSQKAMQTKDASSDTELDKCEKKTQLFLTNQRPEIQPTTNKQSFSYTKIKSEPSSPRLASSPVQPNIGPSFPVGPFLSQFSFPQDITMVPQASEILAKMSELVHRRLRHGSSSYPPVIYSPLMPKGATCFECNITFNNLDNYLVHKKHYCSSRWQQMAKSPEFPSVSEKMPEALSPNTGQTSINLLNPAAHSADPENPLLQTSCINSSTVLDLIGPNGKGHDKDFSTQTKKISASSSSDDKINGKPVDVKNPSVPLVDGESDPNKTTCEACNITFSRHETYMVHKQYYCATRHDPPLKRSASSKVPAMQRTMRTRKRRKMYEMCLPEQEQRPSLVQQRFLDVANLNNPCTSTQEPTEGLGECYHPRCDIFPGIVSKHLETSLTINKCVPVSKCDTTHSNASCLEMDVPIDLSKKCLSQSERTTTSPKRLLDYHECTVCKISFNKVENYLAHKQNFCPVTAHQRNDLGQLDGKVFPNPESERNSPDVSYERSIIKCEKNGNLKQPSPNGNLFSSHLATLQGLKVFSEAAQLIATKEENRHLFLPQCLYPGAIKKAKGVDQLSPYYGIKPSDYISGSLVIHNTDIEQSTNAENESPKGQASSNGCAALKKDSLPLLPKNRGMVIVNGGLKQDERPTANPQQENISQNPQHEDGQKSPSWISENPLAANENVSPGIPSAEEQLSSIAKGVNGSTQAPTSGKYCRLCDIQFNNLSNFITHKKFYCSSHAAEHVK
- the ZFPM2 gene encoding zinc finger protein ZFPM2 isoform X2, with protein sequence MSRRKQSKPRQIKRDDEGIQETAESDGDTQSEKPGQPGVDTDDWDGPGELEVFQKDGERKIQSRQQLPVGTTWGPFAGKMDLNNNSLKTKAQVPMVLTAGPKWLLDVTWQGVEDNKNNCIVYSKGGQLWCTTTKAISEGEELIAFVVDFDSRLQAASQMTLTEGMYPARLLDSIQLLPQQAAMASILPTAIVNKDIFPCKSCGIWYRSERNLQAHLMYYCSGRQREAAPVSEENEDSAHQISSLCPFPQCTKSFSNARALEMHLNSHSGVKMEEFLPPGASLKCTVCSYTADSVINFHQHLFSHLTQAAFRCNHCHFGFQTQRELLQHQELHVPSGKLPRESDMEHSPSGTEDSLQPATDLLARSELPQSQKAMQTKDASSDTELDKCEKKTQLFLTNQRPEIQPTTNKQSFSYTKIKSEPSSPRLASSPVQPNIGPSFPVGPFLSQFSFPQDITMVPQASEILAKMSELVHRRLRHGSSSYPPVIYSPLMPKGATCFECNITFNNLDNYLVHKKHYCSSRWQQMAKSPEFPSVSEKMPEALSPNTGQTSINLLNPAAHSADPENPLLQTSCINSSTVLDLIGPNGKGHDKDFSTQTKKISASSSSDDKINGKPVDVKNPSVPLVDGESDPNKTTCEACNITFSRHETYMVHKQYYCATRHDPPLKRSASSKVPAMQRTMRTRKRRKMYEMCLPEQEQRPSLVQQRFLDVANLNNPCTSTQEPTEGLGECYHPRCDIFPGIVSKHLETSLTINKCVPVSKCDTTHSNASCLEMDVPIDLSKKCLSQSERTTTSPKRLLDYHECTVCKISFNKVENYLAHKQNFCPVTAHQRNDLGQLDGKVFPNPESERNSPDVSYERSIIKCEKNGNLKQPSPNGNLFSSHLATLQGLKVFSEAAQLIATKEENRHLFLPQCLYPGAIKKAKGVDQLSPYYGIKPSDYISGSLVIHNTDIEQSTNAENESPKGQASSNGCAALKKDSLPLLPKNRGMVIVNGGLKQDERPTANPQQENISQNPQHEDGQKSPSWISENPLAANENVSPGIPSAEEQLSSIAKGVNGSTQAPTSGKYCRLCDIQFNNLSNFITHKKFYCSSHAAEHVK